In the genome of Photobacterium sp. TY1-4, one region contains:
- a CDS encoding TetR/AcrR family transcriptional regulator translates to MTGKAGRPVGGSDARARLIEAARQLFVALPYAKVSTRMVANRAEVNVALIRYYFGNKGGLFEAMLRESIAPIQTQLNQMIKAGNIHCIGELMRTYYRIMIPNPDLPKLIVRAMMLAPGDVQRQAIEAIFRDIAPLAQSLMLDQVQDQGLLRADVEPEMAKMTMISMMVFPFLAPPSLLGLHGITMDEDWLNDLADHNVNVLMQGVLAPSFAEAAAKKSA, encoded by the coding sequence ATGACAGGAAAAGCAGGTCGCCCGGTGGGGGGATCCGATGCCAGGGCGCGGCTGATCGAGGCCGCCCGACAACTGTTTGTGGCCTTGCCTTACGCCAAGGTCTCGACTCGGATGGTCGCCAACCGGGCGGAAGTGAATGTCGCTTTGATCCGGTATTATTTCGGCAACAAGGGCGGCTTGTTTGAAGCCATGCTGCGGGAGTCGATCGCGCCGATCCAGACCCAACTCAATCAAATGATCAAAGCCGGGAATATCCATTGTATTGGGGAACTGATGCGCACCTACTATCGGATTATGATCCCGAATCCGGATCTGCCGAAGCTGATTGTGCGTGCGATGATGCTGGCGCCCGGAGATGTTCAGCGCCAGGCCATCGAGGCCATCTTTCGCGACATCGCGCCGCTGGCCCAGTCATTGATGCTGGATCAGGTGCAGGACCAGGGATTGCTGCGGGCCGACGTGGAGCCGGAGATGGCCAAGATGACGATGATCAGCATGATGGTGTTTCCGTTTCTGGCGCCACCGTCTTTGCTGGGACTTCATGGGATCACCATGGATGAGGATTGGCTCAATGATCTGGCGGATCACAATGTCAACGTGCTGATGCAGGGGGTGCTGGCCCCGTCGTTCGCGGAGGCCGCCGCCAAAAAATCCGCCTGA
- the leuB gene encoding 3-isopropylmalate dehydrogenase has protein sequence MAGTYQIAVLPGDGIGPEVMQQAHKVLDAVQEKFGFTLNCSEYDVGGIAIDNHGCPLPEATLKGCEAADAVLFGSVGGPKWEHLPPNDQPERGALLPLRKHFQLFCNLRPAQIHAGLERFSPLRADISERGFDIVVVRELTGGIYFGQPKGREGEGAEEKAFDTEIYHRYEIERIARIAFESAQLRGKKVCSIDKANVLQSSILWREVIEEVARDYPDVSLSHMYIDNATMQLIKDPSQFDVMLCSNIFGDIISDECAMITGSMGMLPSASLNQDKFGMYEPAGGSAPDIAGKNIANPVAQILSAALMLRYSLGEEAAARAIEQAVSQALEAGELTADLAGTHPALSTSEMGDKIAAYTRQA, from the coding sequence ATGGCAGGTACTTATCAAATCGCCGTTCTACCCGGTGACGGCATTGGCCCGGAAGTGATGCAGCAAGCCCACAAGGTGCTGGACGCCGTCCAGGAGAAGTTTGGCTTCACCCTAAACTGCAGCGAATATGATGTCGGCGGCATTGCCATCGACAACCATGGCTGCCCGTTGCCGGAAGCGACCCTGAAAGGCTGTGAAGCGGCCGATGCCGTGCTGTTCGGCTCGGTCGGCGGCCCGAAATGGGAGCACCTGCCGCCCAATGATCAGCCGGAGCGCGGTGCCCTGCTGCCGCTGCGCAAGCACTTCCAGCTGTTCTGTAACCTGCGTCCGGCGCAGATCCATGCCGGCCTGGAGCGCTTCTCGCCGCTGCGTGCCGACATTTCCGAGCGCGGTTTTGACATCGTCGTCGTGCGCGAGCTGACCGGCGGGATCTACTTCGGCCAGCCGAAAGGCCGCGAGGGCGAAGGGGCCGAGGAAAAGGCATTTGATACCGAAATTTATCACCGTTATGAAATTGAGCGGATCGCCCGCATCGCATTTGAGTCGGCGCAGCTGCGCGGCAAGAAAGTCTGCTCGATTGACAAAGCCAACGTGCTGCAAAGCTCAATCCTGTGGCGCGAAGTGATTGAGGAAGTCGCCCGGGACTATCCGGACGTCAGCCTGAGCCACATGTACATCGACAACGCCACCATGCAGCTGATCAAAGATCCGTCCCAGTTTGACGTCATGCTGTGCTCCAACATCTTCGGCGACATCATCTCGGATGAGTGCGCGATGATCACCGGCTCGATGGGGATGCTGCCTTCGGCCAGCCTGAACCAGGACAAGTTCGGCATGTACGAGCCTGCCGGCGGCTCCGCCCCGGACATCGCCGGGAAAAATATTGCCAACCCGGTGGCCCAGATCCTGTCCGCCGCGCTGATGCTGCGCTACAGCCTGGGTGAAGAGGCCGCGGCCCGCGCCATTGAGCAGGCCGTCTCGCAGGCGCTGGAAGCCGGTGAGCTGACCGCCGATCTGGCCGGCACCCACCCGGCGCTGTCCACCAGCGAGATGGGCGACAAGATCGCTGCCTACACCCGCCAAGCATAA
- the leuA gene encoding 2-isopropylmalate synthase, whose product MNDQVIIFDTTLRDGEQALSASLTVKEKLQIAYALERLGVDVIEAGFPVSSPGDFESVQTIARHIKNSRVCALSRAVAKDIDVAAESLKVAEAFRIHTFISTSTIHVQDKLRRSYDDVIEMGVAAVKRARQYTDDVEFSCEDAGRTPIDNLCRMVEAAINAGATTVNIPDTVGYTLPSEFGGIITQLFNRVPNIDKAVISVHCHDDLGMSVANSMAAIQAGARQVEGTINGIGERAGNCALEEIAMIIKTRAELLGVHTGLKYEEISRTSKLVSQLCNMPIQANKAIVGANAFSHSSGIHQDGMLKNKNTYEIMTPESIGLKNQALNLTSRSGRAAVKSHMDTMGYSENEYDLDTLYADFLKLADRKGQVFDYDLEALMYFANLRDEDDYYKLNYLSVQSGSVMATTSIKLQCGEEEKCEAAVGNGPVDALYQCIYRLTGYDIVLDKFDLTAKGEGEDGLGQADIIANYKGRKYHGTGLATDIVEASGQALLHVINSIHRADQIEQIKQKSHMETV is encoded by the coding sequence ATGAATGATCAGGTCATAATTTTCGACACCACCTTACGCGACGGCGAGCAAGCGCTGTCCGCCAGCTTAACGGTCAAAGAAAAACTGCAAATCGCCTATGCATTGGAGCGACTGGGCGTCGATGTGATTGAGGCCGGTTTCCCTGTCTCCTCGCCGGGTGACTTTGAATCGGTCCAGACCATCGCCCGGCACATCAAAAACAGCCGGGTCTGTGCCTTGTCCCGCGCGGTGGCCAAAGACATTGATGTCGCTGCCGAATCCCTGAAAGTTGCCGAAGCCTTCCGTATCCACACCTTTATCTCGACCTCGACCATCCATGTTCAGGACAAACTGCGCCGCAGCTATGACGACGTGATCGAGATGGGCGTCGCCGCGGTCAAACGTGCCCGCCAGTACACCGATGATGTCGAATTCTCCTGTGAAGATGCCGGACGTACCCCGATTGACAACCTATGCCGGATGGTCGAAGCCGCGATCAACGCCGGGGCGACCACGGTCAACATCCCGGACACCGTCGGCTATACCCTACCGAGCGAGTTCGGCGGCATCATCACCCAGCTGTTCAACCGGGTACCGAACATTGATAAAGCCGTGATTTCCGTCCACTGCCACGACGATTTGGGCATGTCGGTGGCCAACTCCATGGCCGCGATCCAGGCCGGAGCCCGTCAGGTTGAAGGCACCATCAATGGCATCGGCGAGCGGGCCGGGAACTGTGCGCTGGAAGAGATCGCGATGATCATCAAAACCCGCGCCGAGCTGCTGGGCGTCCACACCGGATTGAAGTATGAGGAAATCTCGCGCACCAGCAAGCTGGTCAGCCAGTTGTGCAACATGCCAATCCAAGCCAACAAGGCGATCGTCGGTGCCAATGCCTTCAGCCACTCCTCCGGCATTCATCAGGACGGCATGCTGAAGAACAAGAACACCTACGAGATCATGACCCCGGAATCGATCGGCCTGAAAAACCAGGCGCTGAACCTGACCTCGCGCTCCGGCCGCGCCGCAGTGAAGAGCCATATGGACACCATGGGCTACAGCGAGAACGAGTACGACTTGGATACCCTGTACGCCGACTTCCTGAAGCTGGCCGACCGTAAGGGCCAGGTGTTCGACTACGACCTGGAAGCGCTGATGTATTTCGCCAACCTGCGCGACGAGGACGATTACTACAAACTGAACTACCTGAGCGTGCAGTCCGGCAGCGTGATGGCCACCACCAGCATCAAGCTGCAATGTGGTGAAGAAGAAAAATGCGAAGCCGCAGTCGGCAACGGCCCGGTAGACGCCCTGTACCAGTGCATCTACCGGTTGACCGGCTATGACATCGTGCTGGATAAATTCGACCTGACCGCCAAAGGCGAAGGCGAAGACGGTCTGGGTCAGGCCGATATCATCGCCAACTATAAAGGCCGCAAATACCACGGCACCGGCCTGGCGACCGACATTGTCGAAGCCTCCGGCCAGGCGCTATTGCACGTGATCAACAGTATTCACCGTGCCGATCAGATTGAGCAAATTAAACAAAAATCCCATATGGAGACCGTATAA
- the leuD gene encoding 3-isopropylmalate dehydratase small subunit, protein MTGFKQHTGLVVPLDAANVDTDAIIPKQFLQKVTRTGFGKHLFHDWRFLDDAGKQPNPDFVMNAPRYQGASILLARENFGCGSSREHAPWALADYGIQVMIAPSFADIFYGNSINNQMVPVRLSDTEVDELFTFVTANEGAEITIDLEAMTVTANGKQYHFEIDEFRRHCLLNGLDNIGLTLQHEDKIAEYERNIPAFLA, encoded by the coding sequence ATGACAGGATTTAAACAACACACCGGCCTGGTAGTTCCTTTGGATGCTGCCAACGTGGATACCGATGCCATTATCCCGAAACAGTTTTTGCAGAAAGTCACCCGCACCGGCTTCGGCAAGCACCTGTTTCACGACTGGCGCTTTTTAGATGATGCCGGTAAGCAACCAAACCCGGATTTCGTGATGAACGCGCCGCGCTATCAGGGTGCCAGTATCCTACTGGCACGGGAGAACTTCGGGTGTGGCTCATCCCGCGAGCATGCCCCGTGGGCACTGGCCGATTACGGCATCCAGGTGATGATTGCGCCGAGCTTTGCCGACATTTTCTACGGCAACTCCATCAACAACCAGATGGTGCCGGTGCGCCTGAGCGACACCGAAGTCGACGAGCTGTTCACCTTCGTTACCGCCAACGAAGGCGCGGAAATCACCATAGATCTGGAAGCCATGACGGTCACCGCCAACGGTAAGCAGTACCATTTTGAAATCGACGAGTTCCGCCGCCACTGCCTGCTGAACGGTCTGGATAACATCGGCCTGACTCTGCAGCATGAGGACAAAATCGCTGAGTATGAGCGCAATATTCCGGCATTTCTGGCCTGA
- a CDS encoding phosphatase PAP2 family protein: protein MTVLAPIQRFDTAFSSLCLCHRFNRQVATFSRAVSRSGDGPLYVAFGLVAWLCDKQQGAQVLTLGLLAFLLELPVYLVLKNMFKRERPRELPSFIQPSDKYSLPSGHTAAAFIMASLITTFYPAAAWIVWPWAMMVGLSRVLLGVHFITDIIAGAVLGLVCFELVLGAL from the coding sequence ATGACCGTTCTTGCACCGATACAGCGTTTTGATACCGCGTTTTCGAGTCTTTGTCTGTGCCACCGGTTTAACCGCCAGGTTGCGACCTTCAGTCGCGCGGTGTCACGTTCCGGGGATGGGCCGCTCTATGTGGCTTTTGGCCTGGTGGCCTGGCTGTGTGATAAGCAGCAGGGTGCCCAGGTGCTGACGCTCGGGTTGCTGGCCTTCCTGCTGGAGCTGCCGGTGTACCTGGTGCTGAAAAATATGTTCAAGCGGGAACGACCCCGTGAGCTGCCCAGTTTTATCCAACCGTCTGACAAGTACAGCTTGCCCTCCGGCCATACGGCTGCCGCCTTCATCATGGCTTCGCTCATTACAACCTTTTATCCCGCAGCCGCCTGGATCGTCTGGCCCTGGGCGATGATGGTCGGGCTGTCCCGGGTGCTGCTCGGGGTCCATTTTATTACCGATATTATTGCCGGTGCCGTACTCGGTCTGGTGTGTTTTGAGCTCGTGTTGGGGGCGCTATGA
- a CDS encoding DUF547 domain-containing protein, with protein sequence MRSLMALTLLLLSANLFAAPKADLWPYWQPHHAASTVQVDHSRWQQLLDTYLVTQPTQTLFRYRQVSDADRYELGRYLRDLSQRDPRQLNRREQFAYWVNLYNALTVQLILENYPVSSITKLGGLFSFGPWNDTVITINGKALTLNDIEHRILRPIWQDPRIHYVVNCASLGCPDLQPQAFTAANAETLLEQSARRFINSDKGVAVQGNQVRLSSIYDWYGSDFGTRDQLQRHLNRYRDGEPVTLNRVSYDYNWALNEAR encoded by the coding sequence ATGCGATCCCTGATGGCCCTGACCCTGCTGTTACTCTCGGCAAATCTGTTTGCCGCCCCAAAAGCCGATCTCTGGCCGTACTGGCAACCGCATCACGCCGCCAGCACCGTGCAGGTCGACCACAGCCGCTGGCAACAGTTGCTCGATACCTATCTCGTCACCCAACCGACCCAGACCCTGTTTCGCTACCGTCAGGTCAGCGATGCCGACCGCTACGAGCTGGGCCGCTACCTGCGCGATCTGAGCCAGCGCGATCCGCGCCAGCTCAACCGCCGCGAGCAGTTTGCCTACTGGGTCAACCTGTATAATGCCCTCACCGTCCAACTGATCCTCGAGAACTACCCGGTGAGCTCGATCACCAAGCTCGGCGGCCTGTTCAGCTTCGGGCCCTGGAATGACACCGTCATCACCATCAACGGCAAAGCGCTGACCCTCAATGACATTGAACACCGGATCCTGCGCCCGATCTGGCAAGACCCGCGCATCCATTACGTGGTGAACTGCGCCAGCCTCGGCTGCCCGGATCTTCAGCCGCAGGCCTTTACCGCCGCCAATGCCGAAACCCTGCTTGAGCAAAGTGCCCGGCGTTTTATCAACAGTGACAAAGGCGTGGCGGTGCAAGGCAACCAAGTACGCCTGTCGTCAATTTATGACTGGTACGGCAGCGATTTCGGCACCCGTGACCAGTTGCAGCGCCACCTCAACCGCTACCGGGATGGGGAACCCGTGACGCTCAACCGCGTCAGCTACGACTATAACTGGGCCCTGAACGAGGCCCGTTAA
- the leuC gene encoding 3-isopropylmalate dehydratase large subunit: MSNTEAKAPKTLYEKVYDAHVAVAAEGETPILYIDRHLVHEVTSPQAFDGLREKGRKVRQVGKTFATMDHNVSTQTKDIKASGEMARIQMETLAKNCEEFGVTLYDLNHKYQGIVHVMGPELGITLPGMTIVCGDSHTATHGAFGSLAFGIGTSEVEHVLATQTLKQGRAKTMKIEVRGKVAPGITAKDIVLAIIGKTTAAGGTGYVVEFCGEAITDLSMEGRMTVCNMAIELGAKAGLIAPDQTTFDYVQGRKFAPTGADWDAAVAYWQTLKTDAGAEYDAVVTLEAKDIKPQVTWGTNPGQVIAVDEPIPAPSDFADPVEQASAAKALAYMGLEAGKKLSDFAIDKVFIGSCTNSRIEDMRAAAAVAKGRKVAPNVQALVVPGSEQVKAQAEQEGLDKIFIEAGFEWRLPGCSMCLAMNNDRLGPGERCASTSNRNFEGRQGRDGRTHLVSPAMAAAAACAGHFVDIRALEPEAATA, translated from the coding sequence ATGTCAAACACAGAAGCAAAAGCGCCGAAGACGCTTTACGAAAAAGTCTACGATGCCCACGTTGCCGTCGCGGCGGAAGGCGAAACCCCGATCCTGTACATCGACCGTCACCTGGTCCATGAAGTGACTTCGCCGCAGGCCTTTGACGGCCTGCGCGAAAAAGGCCGCAAGGTGCGTCAGGTCGGCAAAACCTTCGCCACCATGGATCACAACGTCTCGACCCAGACCAAAGATATCAAAGCCTCGGGCGAGATGGCGCGGATCCAGATGGAAACGCTGGCCAAGAACTGTGAAGAGTTCGGCGTCACCCTGTACGATTTGAACCACAAATATCAGGGCATCGTCCACGTCATGGGCCCGGAGCTGGGCATCACCCTGCCGGGCATGACCATTGTCTGTGGCGACTCCCACACCGCCACGCACGGCGCATTCGGCTCACTGGCGTTCGGCATCGGCACCTCCGAAGTCGAACACGTACTGGCAACCCAAACCCTGAAGCAAGGCCGTGCCAAAACGATGAAAATCGAGGTCAGAGGCAAGGTCGCGCCGGGCATTACGGCCAAAGATATCGTGCTGGCGATCATCGGTAAAACCACCGCCGCCGGCGGCACCGGCTATGTGGTTGAGTTCTGTGGCGAGGCCATCACCGACCTGTCGATGGAAGGGCGGATGACGGTGTGTAACATGGCCATTGAGCTGGGCGCCAAAGCCGGGCTGATCGCCCCGGACCAAACCACCTTTGATTATGTCCAGGGCCGCAAATTTGCCCCGACCGGGGCTGATTGGGATGCCGCCGTCGCCTACTGGCAAACCCTGAAAACCGACGCCGGAGCCGAATACGATGCCGTGGTGACCTTAGAAGCCAAAGACATCAAACCGCAAGTGACCTGGGGCACCAACCCAGGCCAGGTGATTGCCGTCGATGAACCGATCCCGGCCCCGAGTGATTTCGCCGACCCGGTCGAGCAGGCATCCGCCGCCAAGGCCCTGGCCTACATGGGCCTGGAAGCGGGCAAGAAGCTGTCTGATTTTGCCATCGACAAAGTCTTTATCGGCTCGTGCACCAACTCGCGCATCGAAGATATGCGCGCCGCAGCTGCCGTGGCCAAAGGCCGCAAGGTCGCACCGAATGTACAGGCGCTGGTGGTCCCGGGCTCTGAGCAGGTCAAAGCGCAGGCCGAACAAGAAGGGTTGGATAAAATCTTTATTGAAGCCGGTTTTGAATGGCGTCTACCAGGCTGCTCCATGTGTCTGGCAATGAACAACGACCGCCTGGGCCCGGGCGAGCGCTGCGCCTCGACCAGTAACCGTAACTTTGAAGGCCGCCAGGGCCGTGACGGCCGTACTCATCTGGTCAGCCCGGCGATGGCCGCTGCTGCTGCCTGTGCCGGTCACTTTGTCGATATCCGCGCGCTGGAACCAGAAGCCGCGACTGCGTAA